One segment of Deltaproteobacteria bacterium DNA contains the following:
- the lysS gene encoding lysine--tRNA ligase, giving the protein MLWCDKIAEELDGPQLINDSKTPSGRVHVGALRGVLIHDAIFRAIKDRGLPVRYTFGVDDYDPLDELPAGEKEFFQPYLGAPLCNVPPPPGSPASDIAEHYIREFFDIFRELGVEAETYRLRDVYRSGQFNEVIDAILQNAATVRRVYKEVSNSHRPANWHPFQVVCEQCGRIGTTEVTSYDGKEVVYQCRSDLVTWARGCNYSGKVSPFDGRGKLPWKLEWTAKWKVFQITVEGAGKDHTTKGGSREVAAVCLRAIFGQEPPLNIPYEFFLVGGAKMSSSRGIGAAAREIADLLPPEILRFLMIRTQPKQPVNFSPDEKSIIKLFNDFDRLHWRTYHDLKVVEEEKRVRQLSEVQSEGDFYAADFQLVATIVQLPHLNLVREIEKRKGSSLTATELRHLERRVQAARYWLTHYASREEKTALQESLPERANELGASQRAFLHQLATALPSAPWEEDELQAKIFAVARRTPIPAAQAFQAIYRVLVDRDSGPKAGNLIAFLEPRFVVKRFTELPYSRGELWQETSIREEELESWLAEHRPHIEGVSVRLELGTAGENLQNRATNEHSLPGLGVIEFSIQLDDNKLHTKRVIFDRFKGFNLNAQEEISSFETCGREYLDDLVKKYQLPLSFRLTDGTPSPIVLDSF; this is encoded by the coding sequence ATGCTGTGGTGCGACAAAATTGCGGAAGAACTTGATGGGCCTCAACTGATTAATGACTCGAAGACTCCCTCCGGGCGGGTTCATGTCGGCGCTTTGCGTGGTGTATTAATTCACGATGCCATCTTCAGAGCGATAAAGGATCGCGGGCTTCCCGTCCGTTACACGTTTGGCGTAGATGACTACGATCCGTTAGACGAGCTCCCAGCGGGGGAAAAAGAGTTTTTCCAACCTTATCTTGGTGCGCCTCTCTGCAACGTTCCTCCGCCTCCTGGGTCCCCTGCCTCTGATATCGCCGAGCATTACATTCGTGAGTTTTTCGACATATTTCGGGAACTGGGGGTTGAGGCAGAAACGTACCGCTTACGCGACGTCTACCGTTCTGGACAGTTCAATGAAGTTATCGATGCGATTCTACAAAACGCGGCGACGGTAAGACGCGTCTATAAGGAAGTGAGTAACTCTCATCGCCCAGCGAATTGGCATCCTTTCCAAGTAGTCTGTGAACAATGCGGGCGTATCGGTACTACTGAAGTGACGAGTTATGATGGGAAAGAAGTTGTATATCAGTGTCGTTCCGACCTAGTGACATGGGCTCGCGGGTGTAATTACTCGGGCAAGGTCTCTCCGTTTGACGGGCGTGGGAAGTTGCCCTGGAAGTTAGAGTGGACAGCAAAGTGGAAGGTCTTTCAAATCACGGTAGAAGGGGCTGGGAAAGACCATACGACAAAAGGTGGATCCCGCGAGGTAGCTGCTGTGTGTTTACGCGCAATCTTTGGACAAGAACCGCCGTTAAACATTCCTTATGAGTTTTTCCTTGTTGGCGGTGCGAAGATGAGTTCGTCCCGCGGAATTGGAGCAGCCGCAAGGGAGATTGCGGATCTTCTGCCGCCGGAGATACTGCGCTTCTTAATGATCAGAACACAGCCGAAGCAGCCGGTAAATTTTTCTCCTGACGAAAAATCTATCATCAAGTTATTCAATGACTTTGACCGTCTGCACTGGCGCACCTACCATGATCTCAAGGTTGTCGAAGAAGAGAAAAGAGTTCGTCAGCTCTCTGAGGTCCAATCGGAAGGGGATTTCTACGCGGCTGATTTTCAGCTGGTTGCAACTATCGTTCAGCTTCCCCACTTGAATCTTGTCCGAGAAATCGAAAAGCGAAAAGGTTCTTCGCTGACTGCTACTGAACTTCGACATCTTGAACGAAGGGTCCAAGCGGCACGATACTGGCTGACGCACTACGCCAGCCGTGAGGAGAAAACAGCTCTCCAAGAATCGCTTCCGGAACGGGCGAACGAACTTGGGGCGAGCCAGCGAGCATTTCTCCACCAACTCGCTACCGCATTGCCTTCTGCTCCGTGGGAGGAAGATGAGTTACAAGCGAAGATCTTCGCAGTAGCCCGGAGAACTCCGATACCGGCGGCACAAGCATTTCAGGCCATTTATCGGGTGCTAGTAGACCGGGATTCTGGTCCTAAGGCGGGGAATCTCATCGCCTTTTTGGAGCCTAGATTCGTTGTGAAGAGATTTACTGAGTTGCCATATTCCAGAGGTGAGCTCTGGCAGGAAACCTCTATTCGAGAAGAAGAGTTGGAATCTTGGCTGGCAGAACATCGCCCACATATAGAAGGCGTTTCTGTTCGATTAGAGCTTGGTACGGCAGGAGAGAATTTGCAGAATAGAGCGACCAACGAGCATTCCCTCCCGGGTTTAGGTGTCATCGAATTCTCGATCCAGCTTGACGATAACAAGCTGCACACGAAGAGAGTGATATTCGATAGGTTCAAGGGATTCAATCTCAATGCTCAAGAGGAAATTTCTTCTTTTGAAACCTGCGGTCGCGAATACCTCGATGATCTGGTCAAAAAATACCAGCTTCCTCTTTCTTTTCGCTTAACCGATGGTACTCCTTCCCCTATTGTATTGGACAGCTTCTAG
- a CDS encoding CoA transferase — MNKADFYRDARQDLPGPLAGLRVLEACTTWAGPMCTSLLADMGADVIKTELPEGEVIRSMPPFLPDAEPPLPIPHATLNRNKRSLSLNLRTPDGREIFLKIAARVDIVVQNFRPGTMDKWGVGYEAVRSVKPDIIYVSISGFGQFGPEHDRAGYDTLAQALSGFMALNGEPNGGPVRAATALGDDLAGLHAALSALAAVYHHRQTGEGQHIDVSLLDSVLFQSNGFLTLGALGIPNPRLGNESPFAFPANVYACNDGHIRVAVVLDSHWKVLVRLLNRPELADDPEYAALSKRMNHREEVNAMIAVWCAARSSAEAIAQCLKAGLAVAPIRTYEQAARDPHILARDMLQDTPQANGVTIPITGPAAKFSRTPTRVRSGAPVVGAHDEEILQDLGLTAADIAQLRQKGVLVRKPQ, encoded by the coding sequence ATGAACAAAGCCGACTTCTACCGCGACGCGCGGCAAGACCTGCCGGGGCCGCTCGCCGGTTTGCGTGTCCTCGAAGCGTGCACGACGTGGGCGGGGCCAATGTGCACGAGTCTGCTAGCCGATATGGGCGCGGATGTGATCAAGACCGAACTGCCGGAGGGAGAAGTGATCCGCAGCATGCCACCGTTCCTCCCCGATGCCGAGCCGCCGTTGCCTATTCCCCATGCTACGCTCAATCGTAACAAACGCAGTCTGAGCCTCAATCTGCGCACGCCGGACGGGCGCGAGATTTTCCTGAAAATCGCCGCCCGGGTCGATATCGTCGTGCAGAATTTTCGCCCCGGCACCATGGACAAATGGGGCGTTGGCTACGAAGCCGTGCGCAGCGTGAAGCCGGATATCATCTACGTGTCTATTTCCGGCTTCGGTCAATTCGGTCCCGAGCACGACCGGGCGGGGTACGATACGCTTGCGCAGGCGTTGAGCGGCTTCATGGCGTTGAACGGCGAGCCGAACGGCGGGCCGGTGCGCGCGGCAACCGCCTTAGGCGACGATCTGGCCGGACTGCATGCCGCGCTGTCCGCCCTGGCGGCGGTATACCATCATCGCCAAACCGGGGAGGGGCAGCATATCGATGTCTCGCTGCTCGACTCGGTCTTGTTTCAGTCGAACGGATTTCTCACGCTCGGCGCGCTCGGCATTCCCAATCCGCGCCTGGGCAACGAGTCGCCGTTCGCTTTTCCCGCCAATGTCTATGCGTGTAACGATGGGCACATCCGCGTCGCGGTCGTCCTCGACTCGCACTGGAAAGTGCTGGTGCGTTTGCTGAATCGCCCCGAGCTGGCCGACGATCCCGAGTACGCTGCCTTATCCAAGCGCATGAACCACCGTGAAGAGGTGAACGCGATGATTGCCGTGTGGTGCGCGGCGCGTTCGTCCGCAGAAGCGATTGCTCAATGTCTCAAAGCCGGGCTGGCGGTGGCGCCCATCCGGACCTACGAGCAAGCCGCGCGCGATCCGCACATTCTCGCCCGCGATATGTTGCAAGACACCCCACAAGCCAATGGCGTCACCATTCCCATCACCGGGCCGGCGGCCAAATTCTCCCGCACCCCAACGCGAGTACGATCCGGCGCACCTGTCGTCGGTGCCCACGACGAAGAGATTCTGCAAGATCTTGGCCTCACTGCGGCAGATATTGCGCAGCTCCGGCAAAAAGGCGTGCTCGTGCGGAAACCGCAATAA
- a CDS encoding enoyl-CoA hydratase/isomerase family protein, which produces MNHYDTLDLRRDGGLLWLILNRPQALNALSRQLVDELHAVLNMLHDDQSIRVVILRGAGRAFCAGLDLKEANVASEPASVAEGLRGQRRIAELAIKIHRAPQPFIAAVNGAAAGGGFALALASDIRIAGESARMNAAFIRIGLSACDVGVSYFLPRIVGSSVASDLLLTGDFIDAPRALATGLVSRVVPDAQLDQAAEDMARKILRNSPLGVRLTKECLRYSVDAPTLEAAIAMEDRNQILTTRTNDVKEGIAAFLEKREPHYEDA; this is translated from the coding sequence ATGAACCACTACGACACCCTCGACCTCCGCCGCGATGGCGGCCTGTTATGGCTTATCCTCAATCGCCCTCAGGCGCTGAATGCCCTGAGCCGTCAACTCGTGGACGAGTTGCACGCGGTGCTCAACATGCTCCATGATGACCAGAGCATCCGCGTCGTCATTCTGCGTGGCGCAGGCAGAGCTTTCTGTGCTGGTCTCGATTTGAAGGAAGCGAATGTTGCCAGTGAACCGGCATCCGTTGCGGAAGGACTGCGCGGCCAGCGTCGGATCGCGGAACTGGCGATCAAGATTCATCGTGCGCCACAGCCGTTCATCGCTGCTGTCAATGGCGCGGCGGCAGGCGGCGGCTTCGCTCTGGCGCTGGCCAGCGATATTCGCATCGCCGGAGAGTCCGCCCGCATGAACGCAGCCTTTATCCGCATCGGCTTATCTGCCTGCGATGTCGGGGTAAGTTACTTTCTGCCACGGATTGTGGGGTCTTCGGTCGCTTCAGATCTGTTGCTGACTGGCGACTTTATCGACGCGCCGCGCGCGCTGGCGACGGGTCTGGTGTCACGTGTCGTCCCCGATGCCCAACTCGATCAGGCGGCGGAGGATATGGCGCGGAAGATCCTGCGCAACTCCCCGCTCGGCGTGCGCCTCACCAAGGAATGTCTGCGTTACTCTGTTGACGCTCCCACGCTCGAAGCCGCCATTGCCATGGAAGATCGCAACCAGATTCTCACCACCCGCACCAACGACGTTAAAGAAGGCATCGCCGCGTTCCTGGAGAAGCGGGAACCGCACTACGAAGACGCGTAA
- a CDS encoding SDR family oxidoreductase, producing the protein MDLGLKNKIAMITGASRGIGRAIALGLAAEGCRISACARGQEGVEHLAWDIQQRGGEAFTQAVDVTNEHEARRWVEATQERFGQVDILVNNVGGSRPGGNLTASPEDWKTGFALNFFSALDLCRLVVPLMIAKKSGCVINIASVYGREWGGPMTYNAAKAAMISLSKEMARELAPQGIRVNSVAPGSILFPGGSWEKRRQDNPEMIAAFVKTELPFGRFGKPEEVADVVVFLASDRAYWVSGACLNVDGCQSRSLI; encoded by the coding sequence ATGGACCTTGGCCTTAAGAACAAAATCGCAATGATCACCGGTGCCAGCCGTGGGATTGGCCGCGCGATTGCCCTAGGACTGGCGGCGGAAGGCTGCCGCATTAGCGCGTGTGCGCGTGGCCAAGAAGGCGTCGAGCATCTGGCGTGGGACATCCAACAACGCGGTGGAGAGGCATTCACGCAAGCCGTCGATGTCACAAACGAACACGAGGCGCGGCGCTGGGTCGAAGCGACGCAGGAGCGTTTCGGCCAAGTGGATATTTTGGTCAACAACGTCGGCGGTTCGCGCCCGGGCGGCAACCTGACCGCTTCGCCGGAAGACTGGAAGACTGGCTTCGCTCTGAACTTCTTCTCTGCATTAGATCTCTGCCGCCTCGTCGTCCCGCTCATGATCGCCAAGAAAAGCGGCTGTGTGATCAACATTGCCTCTGTCTACGGTCGCGAATGGGGCGGACCGATGACGTACAACGCAGCCAAGGCGGCGATGATCAGCCTCTCGAAAGAAATGGCGCGCGAGCTGGCGCCGCAGGGGATTCGCGTCAACAGCGTGGCTCCTGGATCGATTCTCTTTCCTGGCGGGTCGTGGGAAAAACGTCGGCAAGACAATCCAGAAATGATCGCCGCCTTCGTGAAAACCGAGTTGCCATTTGGACGCTTCGGCAAGCCGGAGGAAGTCGCGGACGTGGTGGTCTTCCTAGCTTCTGACCGCGCGTACTGGGTGTCCGGGGCGTGTCTTAACGTGGATGGGTGTCAGTCGCGGTCGTTGATCTAA
- a CDS encoding enoyl-CoA hydratase/isomerase family protein yields MPQHFLLEKEGRIATLTFNRPEKRNPLNEEIILEFEDLLHRIRDDKDIRVLIFTGTGNTFSAGADLSQVKGIADPAERQRIFAPLGKQRARLIGRVINTLVNLEQVTIAAVNGYAAGGGWTLALGCDFRIAVEEAEFWFPEVDLGVPLSPASTALVVAHVGPTVAKEIIIGCRRYKAAELLSLGLVNQVVKKEELASVARSLAESLANKNPNAVMVSKATINALVFGNSVVRPDLLLAR; encoded by the coding sequence ATGCCACAACATTTCCTACTCGAAAAAGAAGGGCGGATTGCCACGCTGACGTTCAATCGGCCCGAGAAGCGTAATCCGCTGAACGAAGAGATTATCCTTGAATTCGAGGATCTTCTCCATCGAATCCGCGATGACAAGGATATCCGGGTGCTGATCTTTACCGGTACGGGGAACACGTTTTCCGCCGGAGCGGATCTGTCCCAGGTCAAAGGCATCGCTGATCCGGCGGAACGGCAACGCATCTTCGCGCCTTTGGGGAAACAGCGGGCTCGTCTGATCGGACGCGTCATCAATACGTTAGTAAATCTCGAACAAGTGACTATCGCTGCCGTGAACGGCTATGCGGCTGGTGGTGGATGGACACTCGCGTTGGGCTGTGACTTTCGTATTGCAGTGGAAGAAGCGGAGTTTTGGTTCCCTGAGGTGGATCTCGGCGTACCCTTGAGTCCGGCCTCGACCGCTTTGGTTGTGGCGCATGTTGGACCGACGGTAGCAAAAGAGATTATTATCGGCTGCCGTCGTTACAAGGCTGCGGAACTGTTGTCGCTCGGGCTGGTGAATCAGGTGGTGAAGAAAGAAGAGCTGGCTTCCGTCGCGCGCAGCTTGGCGGAGAGCTTGGCCAATAAGAACCCCAACGCGGTCATGGTGTCGAAAGCGACGATCAATGCGCTAGTGTTTGGCAATAGCGTGGTGCGGCCGGATTTGTTGTTGGCGAGATGA
- a CDS encoding acetyl-CoA hydrolase/transferase family protein, with translation MDWNEEYQKRLTSAETAVKVVKSGDRVAIPVYSNPSLLAGALANRLHELTGVTVLIGAAAADLPWYHPEAADAFMIEPWYTSPYLPKAVRQMILEKRSDHRVCPSALLTKTWDEGRTDTFPPPEVVLLDVSPPDHNGYVSFGGGVWDKKELIRHAHTTIAEVNKSSIRTGGENFIHLSEIDSFVELPGSEEFRPPFPEIELSEQVKKIAAHVTPLIKDGDTIEVGAGSTSEALVQAGVFADRNDLGWHTERIPRGGVELVRQGIFTGTRKTIHTGRAVATAIAFSREERDFVNQNPNFELYGVAYVNHLRTIASHDNMVAINNALRVDLTGQVVADSFGPQMFTGTGGLPEYAIASVYSKGGRSIVVLPSVTSDGKISRIVPLIEEGSFITSPRQFTDYVVTEYGVARLFGKTQRRRAEELIAIAHPDFRPELEKVARKVFWP, from the coding sequence ATGGACTGGAACGAAGAATATCAAAAACGCCTCACGTCGGCCGAAACGGCAGTCAAGGTTGTCAAATCTGGAGACCGGGTGGCGATCCCGGTCTATTCCAACCCTTCTTTGCTTGCCGGTGCCTTGGCGAACCGGCTGCATGAGCTGACCGGGGTAACTGTCCTGATCGGCGCGGCGGCAGCCGATTTGCCCTGGTACCATCCTGAAGCCGCCGATGCATTTATGATCGAGCCGTGGTACACGAGTCCCTATTTGCCAAAAGCGGTACGGCAGATGATTCTTGAGAAGCGTAGTGACCATCGGGTCTGTCCCAGTGCGCTGCTGACGAAAACCTGGGATGAAGGACGCACGGACACGTTTCCACCGCCGGAGGTTGTGCTTCTGGATGTTTCGCCGCCGGATCATAACGGCTACGTCAGCTTTGGTGGTGGGGTCTGGGATAAAAAAGAACTCATTCGTCATGCCCACACGACCATTGCCGAGGTTAATAAAAGTTCGATCCGTACTGGCGGCGAGAATTTTATTCACCTCAGCGAGATCGACTCTTTCGTCGAACTGCCAGGTTCTGAAGAATTCCGCCCTCCATTTCCAGAGATCGAGTTAAGCGAGCAGGTCAAGAAAATCGCGGCGCACGTCACGCCACTGATCAAGGACGGCGACACCATTGAAGTCGGTGCCGGTAGCACCAGTGAAGCGTTGGTGCAGGCGGGGGTCTTTGCCGACCGTAACGATCTGGGCTGGCATACGGAACGCATCCCACGCGGTGGGGTCGAGTTGGTGCGACAAGGTATTTTCACCGGTACCCGCAAAACTATTCATACCGGCAGAGCCGTAGCCACAGCTATTGCTTTCAGTCGTGAAGAGAGAGACTTCGTCAATCAGAATCCCAACTTTGAGTTGTACGGCGTCGCCTACGTCAATCACCTGCGCACGATCGCTTCGCATGACAACATGGTGGCGATCAACAACGCGCTGCGCGTCGATCTTACCGGACAAGTGGTTGCCGATTCGTTCGGGCCGCAAATGTTCACCGGCACTGGCGGCCTGCCGGAATACGCTATTGCTTCGGTGTATTCCAAAGGGGGGCGGTCGATTGTCGTGCTGCCGTCCGTCACCTCCGATGGCAAAATCTCTCGTATCGTTCCGCTGATTGAAGAAGGCAGTTTCATCACCTCACCGCGTCAGTTCACGGATTACGTGGTGACTGAGTACGGCGTCGCGCGCTTATTCGGCAAAACCCAGCGGCGGCGCGCGGAAGAACTGATTGCCATCGCGCATCCGGATTTTCGACCTGAATTGGAGAAAGTGGCGAGGAAAGTATTTTGGCCGTGA
- a CDS encoding acyl-CoA/acyl-ACP dehydrogenase, producing the protein MPSKEQCPEIRAEIRKFCSKYGDEYWRKLDKEHTYPEQFVQELTEAGWLGALIPEQYDGSGLSMKEASVILEEINRSGGNSAACHAQMYIMGSLLRHGSEEQKRQYLPKIAKGEVRLQAFGVTEPDAGSDTTHIRTFAKRDGDFYIVNGGKIFTSRVQHSDMMLLLARTTPYEQCEKKTMGMSIFLVDLRAAGDSLEVRPIDTMVNHETNQLFFRDMKVPKENLIGEEGRGFYYILDGMNAERILVSSESIGDARWFIERSVRYGKERVIFGRSITQNQGIQFPIAQAYAQTEAADLMRFRAAEMFDAGEPCGPEANMAKLLCAQAAWAAGNAALDTHGGYGFAAEYDVERKFRECRLFSIAPVSNNMVLNYVAEHVLGMPRSY; encoded by the coding sequence ATGCCTAGCAAAGAACAATGTCCTGAGATTCGTGCGGAGATTCGCAAGTTTTGCAGCAAGTACGGAGACGAGTACTGGCGTAAGCTCGATAAGGAGCACACCTATCCCGAGCAGTTCGTGCAGGAACTGACCGAAGCTGGGTGGTTGGGGGCTTTGATTCCCGAACAATACGACGGTTCGGGGCTGTCGATGAAAGAAGCAAGCGTGATCTTGGAAGAGATCAACCGCTCAGGCGGCAACTCCGCCGCGTGTCACGCCCAGATGTACATCATGGGGTCGCTCTTGCGCCACGGCAGCGAGGAACAGAAACGGCAGTATTTGCCTAAGATCGCCAAAGGAGAGGTTCGCCTCCAAGCCTTCGGGGTAACGGAGCCGGATGCCGGTTCCGACACCACGCATATTCGCACGTTCGCGAAGAGAGACGGTGATTTTTATATCGTGAATGGCGGGAAGATTTTTACTTCGCGCGTCCAGCACTCGGATATGATGCTCTTGCTCGCGCGCACGACTCCCTACGAGCAGTGTGAAAAGAAAACCATGGGGATGAGCATCTTCCTGGTAGATCTTCGTGCGGCCGGCGACTCCCTAGAAGTTCGACCAATCGACACGATGGTGAATCACGAAACCAATCAACTGTTCTTCCGTGACATGAAAGTGCCGAAAGAGAACCTGATTGGCGAGGAAGGTAGAGGGTTCTACTACATTCTTGACGGCATGAACGCCGAGCGAATTCTCGTTTCGTCTGAGTCCATTGGCGACGCGCGCTGGTTCATTGAGCGATCTGTCCGGTATGGCAAAGAGCGCGTGATCTTTGGTCGCTCAATCACCCAGAACCAAGGCATTCAGTTCCCCATCGCACAGGCGTACGCCCAGACGGAGGCTGCCGACCTTATGCGCTTCCGTGCGGCAGAGATGTTCGACGCCGGAGAACCGTGCGGCCCCGAGGCGAATATGGCAAAGCTCCTGTGTGCGCAAGCCGCTTGGGCGGCGGGTAATGCCGCGCTTGATACCCATGGCGGCTACGGCTTCGCTGCCGAGTATGATGTCGAGCGCAAGTTCCGCGAATGCCGCTTATTCTCGATCGCGCCAGTGTCGAACAACATGGTGCTCAATTACGTGGCGGAGCATGTGTTGGGGATGCCGAGGTCATATTAA
- a CDS encoding thiolase, with protein sequence MGNLTDKYCVVGVGETPHMRPSNRTTLSMACEAVKKAMANAGLEPRDIDGMTSYQAGDSTTSNHVATSLGIRLNYSLDIFGGGSSTEALIAHAVGLLEGGYCKTIVIFRSMNGRSGRRMGGQAPSGPVPPTQAAGDQQFYMHWGWTTPAQWFGMSAMRYLRDTGATTKTFAEVAVAHRYHASLNPKAIMRAPITIEDHQRSRWVSKPLRLLDCCLETDVSAALIITSRERAFDLKQPPVFIMGGTARTMAPSPSWNYSRPEIHYVAGNYGRNRLFGMAGISQKDVDIISCYDAFTFTTTIQLEAYGFCGKGEAKDFVKGGRLQIDHELPSNLSGGHLSEGYTHGISMVIENVRQLRHRADDACPRWAEGIHTYDRKAGCRQVKKARIAACLGWGTEATSSSAILRGIIG encoded by the coding sequence ATGGGCAATCTTACTGACAAGTACTGCGTCGTTGGTGTGGGCGAGACGCCGCATATGCGACCATCGAACCGCACGACGTTATCGATGGCGTGTGAGGCGGTGAAGAAAGCGATGGCGAATGCTGGTCTAGAGCCGCGCGATATCGACGGCATGACCAGCTACCAAGCCGGCGATTCGACTACGTCCAATCATGTGGCGACGTCATTGGGTATTCGTCTCAACTATTCGCTCGATATCTTCGGTGGTGGATCGAGTACGGAAGCGTTGATCGCACACGCTGTAGGATTGCTGGAAGGTGGCTACTGTAAGACCATCGTCATCTTCCGCTCGATGAATGGCCGCTCTGGACGCCGCATGGGTGGTCAGGCTCCCAGCGGTCCCGTGCCGCCGACACAAGCCGCTGGCGATCAGCAGTTTTACATGCATTGGGGCTGGACGACCCCGGCGCAATGGTTCGGTATGTCGGCCATGCGCTATTTGCGTGACACTGGAGCGACGACCAAAACGTTCGCCGAAGTGGCGGTGGCGCATCGCTATCATGCCAGTCTGAACCCCAAGGCCATCATGCGGGCGCCGATTACCATTGAGGATCACCAACGTTCCCGCTGGGTCTCAAAGCCACTGCGCTTGTTAGATTGCTGTCTGGAGACGGACGTGTCCGCCGCGCTCATCATCACCTCGCGCGAGCGCGCCTTCGATCTGAAGCAACCACCGGTTTTCATCATGGGCGGTACGGCGCGCACCATGGCCCCGAGTCCATCGTGGAACTACTCCCGTCCAGAGATTCACTATGTGGCCGGCAATTATGGCCGCAATCGTCTCTTCGGCATGGCCGGTATCAGCCAGAAAGACGTCGACATCATCTCTTGTTACGACGCCTTTACGTTTACGACGACTATTCAGCTCGAAGCCTACGGCTTCTGCGGCAAGGGTGAAGCGAAAGATTTCGTCAAAGGTGGACGCTTGCAGATTGATCACGAGTTACCCTCGAATCTCTCCGGTGGTCATCTGTCGGAAGGCTACACCCATGGCATCAGCATGGTCATCGAAAACGTGCGTCAATTACGCCACCGTGCGGATGACGCCTGTCCGCGTTGGGCAGAGGGCATTCACACCTATGACCGCAAGGCCGGATGTCGTCAGGTGAAAAAAGCCCGTATCGCTGCCTGTCTCGGCTGGGGAACGGAAGCGACCTCCAGTTCGGCTATTCTGCGCGGAATCATCGGGTAA
- a CDS encoding OB-fold domain-containing protein: MPGAIDYSRITIVPDFDTAEWWMGTKQHKYLVRQCKSCGHKWFPPFPACSKCTSMDLTWFETAGKGVIHSYVVVTQPILSAFIETVPYVVALIELDDCHEADGALVRVAGVLLDDEEAVAMGLPVEVVFEETKEPNIVIPRWKICGTAENTWKFTE; the protein is encoded by the coding sequence ATGCCAGGAGCAATCGATTATAGCCGTATTACCATCGTCCCTGACTTCGATACCGCCGAGTGGTGGATGGGCACGAAGCAGCATAAATATCTCGTGCGCCAGTGTAAGTCGTGCGGACACAAATGGTTCCCGCCATTCCCAGCGTGCAGTAAATGCACTTCCATGGACCTCACGTGGTTCGAGACGGCGGGAAAAGGCGTTATTCACAGTTATGTCGTCGTGACCCAGCCGATCCTCAGCGCCTTCATCGAGACCGTGCCCTACGTCGTCGCGTTGATCGAATTAGATGACTGCCACGAAGCCGACGGCGCGCTGGTACGTGTCGCCGGCGTCTTGCTGGATGACGAGGAGGCGGTCGCCATGGGCTTGCCGGTCGAGGTGGTGTTCGAGGAGACTAAAGAGCCCAACATCGTTATCCCACGTTGGAAGATCTGCGGAACGGCGGAGAATACCTGGAAGTTTACTGAGTGA